One Ranitomeya variabilis isolate aRanVar5 chromosome 4, aRanVar5.hap1, whole genome shotgun sequence genomic window, atagccccttaattatgagcccccaccctaagttaactccttatgaatatagctactcccaattcagcaactcacaccaattcacacaggtatttgttaaaggccttccaaatacctcctcactgaatcacaagtcacacacttaccgccgttcacacttacgctcaggtcacactcagctcgctcacactcgctgtgctgaagatttatagattttttttttctctgtctatctcccctcaacagcaatccaccttgctgttcagatgcacttccaaaaaggacttgagccccaaacagctgccccttatagccccttaattatgagcccccaccctaagttaactccttatgaatatagctactcccaattcagcaactcacaccaattcacacaggtatttgttaaaggccttccaaatacctcctcactgaatcacaagtcacacacttaccgccgttcacacttacgctcaggtcacactcagctcgctcacactcgctgtgctgaagatttatagattttttttttctctgtctatctcccctcaacagcaatccaccttgctgttcagatgcacttccaaaaaggacttgagccccaaacagctgccccttatagccccttaattatgagcccccaccctaagttaactccttatgaatatagctactcccaattcagcaactcacaccaattcacacaggtatttgttaaaggccttccaaatacctcctcactgaatcacaagtcacacacttaccgccgttcacacttacgctcaggtcacactcagctcgctcacactcgctgtgctgaagatttatagatttttttttttctctctctatctcccctcaacagcaatccaccttgctgttcagatgtacTTCCAAAAAGGCACCTGTTCCCTGGAATGCAGGGAGACTTCCGCTGACGCCACTTCCGGTCTCCGACGGCCGACATCACAGCGCAACCCTGCACACTGTTTTTACCGCCTCCCTCCCTTTATATACCCTGCCTTTTTACTACACCACAGACCAGCGGTGGATGCAGCGTCTGCACTGCCAAGTCACAGGTAATTTTTTCCCAGTTACCTTTATTTGTATATAGCGCTCAGCCCATTAACTAGGCATTGTGTCTGATTCCAGGCTGCAACTAGGTTTTGCCTTCCTCTCCATAGACTGAATAAGTCTCAGTGCATCTATATACGGGTATGTTTTAACCTCTCATTGCACCCCACACATCAATTGCTCTACATACAATGCACTCCTCTCTTTTATACTATAGGTATTTAACCCCATCATATCCAGTGATCTTCTCTCTTTTTTTTGGTCTTAGCTAACCATTCACGTCCCACTTACTCTGGAGTATGGTATGTTTTTCCTCTTAGTACTTTTCATCACATATACATTATGTCACAACCCGCCTCTTCTAATATCATTTTTTCGATTAATAGGTCTTTACTGACAAAAATTTCTTGTATATACTTtagttatttttcctttttttcccacatataTTATGTATTTGCATTTATTTTGGTTACTATGTGTTTCACAGCAACTGATGAAGGTCTATGTTTGAGACTGAAACGTTTTGTCATACTTTGACATACCACTGTCTGGGACCGAATAAAATTATTTTCATATTcacataagttgagtgccaggttctgccTTCTACATATTgtcacggtttgggaacctacctgggcaccacaaaATAGTTGTGCGCACTTTTATCTTCGAacctgctgctcagcacagacgtcgctctcagcgtcttgctcaggctcgtggtattcCCTTGGTTActtctggctcttcagccaagtctatggtagccAGTGATGCGCAGGTGCAGTCttgtgctctggagtctaagtccagagagcaccttactgagcatgttcgtgatgtggcggcttctcattggtggtcggacgttaactgctctggtgatgtgggaaCTCCGGATGGGCCCACAGGCGATGTCTCACCCGACTGGGCGTGTATGGGGTGGAGCCTAGCACATAAAAGGCTTTCAGTGGCGAATGTGGGCGTGCTAGTGTCATCTATGTTTGGTGTATgtgggtggatactctaccactctgcacatttgtgtgtgtgtgtgtgcgccttTGTTCTGAGGCTGTAGTCTGCTATATGCTTGGGTGCTGGTCACACATAGGTTTAGTACAGTCAGGACTGGGGTAATTGCATCTGTTTAGTTCATGTGTGCAGTtaacacagttcagttacagagccaGCTCAACTCTTATGCATCCtctctgtgaagtcaacagggtattGTACCTAGCGTCATATGAGTTTCttcccttggcttagcatctgtttcgttcatgtgtgcgattggcacagttCAGTTGCAGAGAAAGCTCAATCCTAGTGCTAACATTCCTGTGACGTTATCTGGGTGCAGTACTTAGCATTCTTTAGTTCAGTACCTCTCTGTGCTATAATGGAGCATGGTACTCAGTGTCCTGTTCACACTGTGTGGGGTTAACACAGTGTGTTCTAGCAATCACTCGCTGTTTGCTTCCGTCATTGTTCACGCTAGCAGCCgattcatctctgcatggtggacccagggttgcgattgcactttatgattatattttatttagtgcaatccaccagccCTAATAACCACTGTATATGTAGATAGGAAAAGATGACAAGGGTGGAAAGGGGTGGGTATGGAATGAAGATGGGGAATTGTGGCTAGGGAGTGAAGGCACAGTAGGTGCTCATCCACTCTGATACTACCTGCAAGAATCTTgtgaaagggagagaaaaaaagggGACTGAAATATATTtgataatttatattttattaatagCTAATTTATAACCCAAACTTGTTGATTGTGTGGATGTGTCTGGCCTAAGAGAGAATTACAGGGAGTGAGTGTGTGAAGacaaagtatgcaaattgcctcttctgagaaaaagaggacttaaactctatagcgccacctgttggaagtagcgatcctacaagtcacaatcgaccctttaacgagtcgtgcaatatgacttaggataaaagccaaatcagtatctcaattcgcagacacgctgTTTCGGGCTGTTtgcccttgtcagtgcgaagcatgagaactgatttggctaggtgagaggctctggactggggtctaaggggtaaagtttctgaATTGAAGACAAAGTAGTATTTTGACACGGTCACTGCTTCATATAGTCTTCATTGCAGGTGCATAAATCAAGAAACAGTAGaacgtgacaaaccgcacaatgtccACATACCGAAGAGGCATACACAGATAAGACAGATCTATAGAGATGATTACATTACCCAGATATGCCCTTTTACACACGTTTCACTTGTGATGCTTCCTCTAAAAGGGTTTCTGAGGAAGCATTACAAGCGAAATGTGTGTAATGTGCGGTTTGCCACGTTCTGCTGCTTCTGGATTTAAGCACTTGCAATGAAGTCTATTTGAAGCAGTGACCGTGTCATGCACATAATACCACACATGCCCTAGGGAATTGGGTTTATAGCATTTATTGTTTGTAATATTTTTGAATGTTTACATGAGTACTGTCACTTTATTAGTCTACAATTTAATATTCATGTGTGGATTGTAAATCCgttctatatatttttttgtatctgGGCTTATTGTGAATTGCTATCTACCTCTCGGCAGAAACCTTACACCTGAGATTGTTAATGACATAGGATGATATGGTATATAATtgttatatactgctcaaaaaataaagggaacacttaaacaacagaatatatgtccaagtaaatcaaacttctgtgagatcaaattgtccacttaggaagcaaacctgtttgacaatcaatttcacatgttgttgtgcaaatggaatagacaacagatggaaattattggtgattatcaagacacactcaataaaggagtggttcttcaggtggggaccacatctcagtaccaatgctttctggctgatgttttggtcacttttgaatgttggttgtgctttcacactcgtggtagtatgagatggactctacaacccacacaagtggctcaggtagtgcagctcatcaaggatggctcatcaatgcgagctgtggcaaggtttgctgtgtctgtcagcgtagtatccagaggctggaggcgctatcaggagacaggccagtacaccaggagacatggagggggccgtaggacagcaacaacccagcagcaggaccgctacctcagcctttgtgcaaggaagaacaggagcactgccagagccctgcaaaatgacctccaacaggccacaaatgtgcatgtgtctgtgtcaggaacctgaacattttttaccttttgtgcattactgcccttttccaagatggcgtctttggtctcatgtgcactgtcttcctgctataaaactccaccccagccttcagtctgtgctagagtattctgccttgcatccagctcctgacctgattactccctggctatacacctgctcctgtgaacctgtgtggtgatcctgctactcagctctgagttcctgctgcatacacaagtttccagtaatcctccttcatttgctgttcgtgtttacttcctgctgcatttcctggacatgtaagctgtttctgctttgcaataacctgagactattaaccaggcctccctggttgagccaagatatgatttgaactgcctaataagcatatctatctgtgcctggactaagacaaggatttattcgtgtcaagtatcctcaagaataactgcttcatagactttctgcttgattgcattttcctctgaagtttcctatagactgctaagctacatttaatatttactccaagtgttgtggacttgagtttctctctgcacctgtttgaatcaccgtgtgataatatagactttaccacttataaaactgtgtcctgtagttgtcttgttccacgcaaagagtctcctgagttatcccctataattattacagtctgcacaaacggttagaaaccaacccaatgaggatggtctgagttcacgatgttcacagatgggggttgtgctcacagcccagcaccgtgcaggacacttggcatttgccacagaacaccaggattggcaagttccccactggcgccctgtgctcttcacagatgaaagtaggttcacactgagcacatgtgacagagtctggagacgccgtggagaacaatctgctgcctgcaacatccttcagcatgaccagtttggcagtgggtcagtaatggtgtagggtggcatttctttggagggccgcacagcactccatgtgctcgccagaggtagcctgactgccattaggtaccgagatgagatcctcagaccccttgtgagaccatatgctggtgtggttggctctgggttcctcctaatgcaggacaatgccagacgtcatgtggctggagtgtgtcagcagttcctgcaagatgacggcattgaagctatggactggcccgaccgttccccagacctgaatccgattgaacacatctgggacattatgtctcgcactatccaccgactgtccaggagatggcagatgctttagtccaggtctgggaggagatccctgaagagaccatccgccgcctcatcagaagcattcccaggcattatagggaggtcatacaggcacgtggaggccacacactactgggcatcatttccttgttttaaggcatttccactgaagttggattagcctgtaacttaattttccactttaattttgagcatcattccaactccagacctccgtgggatattagttgtgatttacgttgatcacttttaggttttattgttctcaacacatttcactatgtaattaatgaagatttacaactggaatatttaattcagtgatatctaggatgtgggattttaatgttccctttatttttttgagcaatgtacttCTTCCATATGAGCGTTCCActtaaaattatatactgtatatgcaaaggATTTTACTAAACTATACTTTGGGACAGATTTAAATAAGTTTTATATACCCGATTATTTTTCTCTGTATAATCTCTTCTTCTTATATGTTTTTATGTGTTTAGTTGAAATAAAGATATTGTATTTCATACTGAAATTTTGTTTATGGGTGTAACGTTTGTAGGCTATGCTGTTGATTTacatacatatacaggtccttctcaaaaaattagcatatagtgttaaatttaattatttaccataatgtaatgattacaattaaactttcatatattatagattcattagccaccaactgaaatttgtcaggtcttttattgttttaatactgatgattttggcatacaactcctgataacccaaaaaacctgtctcaataaattagcatatttcacccgaccaatcaaataaaagtgttttttaataccaaacaaaaaaaccatcaaataataatgttcagtaatgcgctcaatacttggtcgggaatcctttggcagaaatgactgcttcaatgcggcgtggcatggaggcaatcagcctgtgacactgctgagatgttatggaggcccaggatgcttcaatagcggccttaagctcatccagagtgttgggtcttgcgtctctcaactttctcttcacaatatcccacagattctctatggggttcaggtcaggagagttggcaggccaattgagcacagtaataccatggtcagtaaaccatttaccagtggttttggcactgtgagcaggtgccaggtcgtgctggaaaatgaaatcttcatctccataaagcatttcagccgatggaagcatgaagtgctccaaaatctcctgatagctagctgcattgaccctgcccttgatgaaacacagtggaccaacaccagcagctgacatggcaccccacaccatcactgactgtgggtacttgacactggacttcaggcattttggcatttccttctccccagtcttcctccagactctggcaccttcatttccgaatgacatgcaaaatttgctttcatcagaaacaagtacttgggaccacttagcaacagtccagtgctgcttctctgtagcccaggtcaggcgcttctgccactgtttatggttcaaaagtggctttacctggggaatgcggcacctgtagcccatttcctgcacacgcctgtgcacggtggctctggatgtttccacaccagactcagtccactgcttcctcaggttccggtcacctcttctcgttgtacagcgttttctgccacattgtttccttccaacagacttaccattgaggtgccttgatacagcactctgggaacagcctatttgttgagaaatttctttctgggtcttaccctcttgcttgagggtgtcaatgatggccttcttgacatctgtcaggtcgctagtcttacccatgatgggggttttgagtaatgaaccaggcagggagtttttaaaagcctcaggtatcttttgcatgtgtttagagttaattagttgattcagaagattagggtaataggtcatttagagaaccttttcttgatatgctaatttattgagacaggttttttgggttatcaggagttgtatgccaaaatcatcagtattaaaacaataaaagacctgacaaatttcagttggtggataatgaatctataatatatgaaagtttaattgtaatcattacattatggtaaataatgaaatttaacactatatgctaattttttgagaaggacctgtatgtatgacCTCATTTGGGCTTTTTATATATGGTTAGACAAAGGAACTACATATAGCGGCAAAAGGTGTATACATGATAACCTCATACTGCAGGGAAATACATATATTTTAGAACAACAAAGAAAGTGATAATACAACATGACAATATTTAGGAGTATTTCACCAAACACcattcgatgtgaatacttttctgcccaatgatgacagaagtattctaggagtgataccttgatacggctaacacggtaccacaatataatttgttactgTACATCACCAAACACCATTACAATCCTTAAATCCCCATGTTCCTTTTAACTAATGTGGTTACTCACATTACTCTTCACATATTGACAACTATATTGTCCTTGTCACAGACACTACTTACTACCATATGACACCTCTTATTCACTCTCACAATGCGCTGCAGCTACTCCTATCAACCTTTGTGCATGCCTACCATACATGCTAACGACTGATGTAATTTTATGTCTCGATTCCGGCTAGAGCTCTGATAATGGCATTCCATTAGCTGCAAAGTTAGTTAGCGAAAGTTTTTCCAAGATGGCAGCTCAGTCCGACATGGCTGTTCAACATATTTAGTACTGATCGTTCTCATACAATGAGTGTTTTTATATTAAcatggccaaacatgaggaatgacaagaggttgtcctagtagtggtaaACCCCTTTAAGAAGATATAATTAATTTTCTGTTAAAATAACTccaacattttgaacatgaaaaagacttctcccctCTGTGACTTCCCTGATTTTTATTAAGAGATGATTTATGAGAAaggatttcccacattaagaacatgaaaaaggtttctcccgtgtgtgagttctttggtgactaagaagagatgatttcttcacaaaacatttcccacattctgaacatgaaaaaggcttctcccctgtgtgagttctctgatgtttaacaagacttgatttatctacaaaacatttcccacattctgaacatgaaaaaggcttctcccctgtgtgagttttctggtgcttaacaaaatttgattgatggttaaaacatttcccacattctaaacaggaaaaaggcttctcccctgtgtgagttctctggtgcttaacaatatttgatttctggttaaaacatttcccacattctgaacaagaaaaaggtttctcccctgtgtgagttctctggtgcttaacaaaatttgatttctggttaaaacatttcccacattctgaacatgaaaaaggcttctcccctgtgtgagttctctgatgattaacaagacttgatttatctacaaaacatttcccacattctgaacatgaaaaaggcttttcccctgtgtgagttttctggtgcttaacaaaatttgatttacggttaaaacatttcccacattctgaacatgaaaaaggcttctcacctgtgtgggttctctggtggctatcaataagcattttctggttaaaacatttcccacattctgaacagcaaaaaggcttctcccctgtatgagttctatggtgattaatCAAATCTGATttctttgtaaaacatttcccacattctgaacagcaaaaaggcttctcccctgtgtgagttctatggtgattaaccaaatctgatttctggataaaacatttcccacattctgaacaggaaaaaggcttctcccctgtgtgcgttcGTTGGTGCTTAatcaaatctgatttctggataaaagatttcccacattctgaacaggaaaaaggcttctcccctgtgtgaattctctggtgcttaaccaaatctgatttctggttaacgcatttcccacattctgaacatgaaaatcttTTCTCTgttatgtgtattttttcatgttTAAGAAAAGTCTTTTCcagaaaactatttccatattctgagtATGAAAATGGCTCCTTTCCTTTTGAAtcaatttgttttttaatgcttattttgtgacgttgattttccttagtagttggtaatgaatcagaagacagatcctgtttcaaaggatcagatgacagatctttgctgtgaagggaagatgatatatctggagtaatggcattcacttcaattgtatcctgtttaatctcaagatcatctgatttaaaaattgaagatgtcagctgtccctctgatctcctggtacaatcATCTgctaaaaataaaaccaattaataattttgaataaaatatcctcAAATGTTATACTTTTGAACATTTTTACTTAAGCTGTTCGTAAAAATTACAAGCTTTTTAAAAATACTGAATTATTCACCAAAACGATGACAGTTCAGTCTAATTGAAAGCCTCATAGTATGAACCAGTGGATCGTGGTGTTCAacggtttgttcattctgcctcccaaacatggaataaaaagccaccaatgTTATATAGgcgaaaattataccaataaaacttCTACTTATCTCACGAAATACAAGACACCACTAAAGTCCATCATCTACCAGTGGAAAAACAAAAGGTTTCCACATTATTTGTGGCTCAAAAGCTCTTGAAAAGTCacatggcttccataaaccaatccagcaaaatccgctttcccaaagtcaaatttccactcacttctgagctttgtagtgtgcccaaaccacattcAGCATCCATATATTTGGTTTTACTAaagtgagaagaacccacttaatttacagtgtgtgtgtcttctggagcacaatctgggcactatgtgttgtaTAATAAGATGGCAAATTTCTGTAAAGTGGcagtggagtcaaaatagtcactactcccATAGAATAATTTactgagggttataatttccaaaatggaatcacttCATGGGGATTTCTACTGCTTTAGTTTTCTGTAATTTTGTTATATTAGGGCATCTGCAAATGGTGTGCCCCCTCTCCATTGGAATCTGCTCCTGCGATGTTTGATTCCATCACCAGGCGGCGCCTTATTTATTGTGCAGGCATTGCTGGTAATAGAGGTCAAAACTAGAAGCTCTGGTTGGTGCCGGCTCTGTCCAGCCACAAAGATTAGGGTGTCTGAGACAAGTAGTttcatccagtctggcagtatggatttgtgtgctgtccagctggagtaatctgctaCTTGCTTAAGCCAATTAGAAAGCACCGAACATTACTAAAGGTTGAAGCATATTGCcggaagctgccagatacagccttgtttGCCTCTGGTTCAGTCATCTGTGCTCAGCTCCCCGCTGTTGTATTTGTTTCCTGCTGTGATCCCGGCCCGGACGATGAGCAAGGCAATCCCTGGCATTAGGAAAATGGAGTAggtggtcactgacaaggcggtaaatccgggagccccagtgggacgttaatgaaggcagaggaggcggaaCCCGGTGCGCAGAGTATTGAGTGACAGCTGGGAGGTGTTTCTGTCCAGGGGAAAATATATGCCCCCAGGTCTATTTCAAGGTATCAGAGAgaaattataaaagcgattatttcagcgttttCAGGGAACCGAACTAAAAAAAGAGCCactttgacagaatgcagcattagtgctgcacaaggtggctcttttagttaaaaacgcctgaggggggtgacaggttccctttaaacagttttTGCCTAAGGGTATGTAGAGATGGGCCGATGATAAAGACACATATGTGGACACCAATGTAAGTAATGATTCTGAATAATTACTAAAGAATAATAGTGCTTGTCAAGAAATTTTTAGAAGACTATAAAAATACCAGATCTCTGTAATAAGGCCTGAATGACCTATGTGTCCTCCTAAATATGAGAATATATGTGTGAAATCTTACTGCATTTGCCCAAACCTGTAAGGGATAGAGCGTCAGTCATATCCCTATAATGGGTCATATAATGATCATATGCATGAGAAATAGATTTCTCTCATCCCTGGTGACAGTTTGCCAAGATGAAGGGTAGTGCTAATATTGCTTTCATAAAGTGCTGATAAATGAGCAAAAATATAGCTTATAAAAACAAACGGAAACCATGATACATGATAAGAACATGCTGCCCCAAGTATGCCAAGATAAATGATAGCATCCTATGTGTCGAAGCAAACTATACTTACCCAGGCCTATGAGGAATAAAAGATGTGCCGCGTAACAACGCGTGTCGCTATGCCAtatagcttcgtcaggggaagtaaacTTCTTgtttacttcccctgacgaagctataTG contains:
- the LOC143767643 gene encoding uncharacterized protein LOC143767643 isoform X1, coding for MDRDKMAERILHLTLEILFRLTGEDYTVVKKTSSERCQDPVSEGWGRPLSPITGPSPHPLIHEDINDQKILELTYKMIELLTGEVPIRCQDVAVYFSMEEWEYLEGPRDLYKDVMMEVPQSFTSSDLSSKMTTPERCPHPLLPQDCKQEDHDVPQDHQVSTLSDPLSKDLLYERIFLIYSSRKDMDRDKMAERILHLTLEILFRLTGEDYTVVKTSSERCQDPVSERWGRPLSSITGLPPHPLIHEDIKDQKILELAYKMIELLNGEISIRCQDVAVYFSMEEWMYLEGHKDLYKDVMMEVPQPLTSPDLSSKRTTPERCPRPLLPRDCKQEDHSVPQDHQGEDLTHMNSAEPYVRGDEWCKEEIPTYDYPADDCTRRSEGQLTSSIFKSDDLEIKQDTIEVNAITPDISSSLHSKDLSSDPLKQDLSSDSLPTTKENQRHKISIKKQIDSKGKEPFSYSEYGNSFLEKTFLKHEKIHITEKRFSCSECGKCVNQKSDLVKHQRIHTGEKPFSCSECGKSFIQKSDLIKHQRTHTGEKPFSCSECGKCFIQKSDLVNHHRTHTGEKPFCCSECGKCFTKKSDLINHHRTHTGEKPFCCSECGKCFNQKMLIDSHQRTHTGEKPFSCSECGKCFNRKSNFVKHQKTHTGEKPFSCSECGKCFVDKSSLVNHQRTHTGEKPFSCSECGKCFNQKSNFVKHQRTHTGEKPFSCSECGKCFNQKSNIVKHQRTHTGEKPFSCLECGKCFNHQSNFVKHQKTHTGEKPFSCSECGKCFVDKSSLVKHQRTHTGEKPFSCSECGKCFVKKSSLLSHQRTHTREKPFSCS
- the LOC143767643 gene encoding uncharacterized protein LOC143767643 isoform X2; this encodes MDRDKMAERILHLTLEILFRLTGEDYTVVKKTSSERCQDPVSEGWGRPLSPITGPSPHPLIHEDINDQKILELTYKMIELLTGEVPIRCQDVAVYFSMEEWEYLEGPRDLYKDVMMEVPQSFTSSDLSSKMTTPERCPHPLLPQDCKQEDHDVPQDHQVSTLSDPLSKDLLYERIFLIYSSRKDMDRDKMAERILHLTLEILFRLTGEDYTVVKTSSERCQDPVSERWGRPLSSITGLPPHPLIHEDIKDQKILELAYKMIELLNGEISIRCQDVAVYFSMEEWMYLEGHKDLYKDVMMEVPQPLTSPDLSSKRTTPERCPRPLLPRDCKQEDHSVPQDHQGEDLTHMNSAEPYVRGDEWCKEEIPTYDYPDDCTRRSEGQLTSSIFKSDDLEIKQDTIEVNAITPDISSSLHSKDLSSDPLKQDLSSDSLPTTKENQRHKISIKKQIDSKGKEPFSYSEYGNSFLEKTFLKHEKIHITEKRFSCSECGKCVNQKSDLVKHQRIHTGEKPFSCSECGKSFIQKSDLIKHQRTHTGEKPFSCSECGKCFIQKSDLVNHHRTHTGEKPFCCSECGKCFTKKSDLINHHRTHTGEKPFCCSECGKCFNQKMLIDSHQRTHTGEKPFSCSECGKCFNRKSNFVKHQKTHTGEKPFSCSECGKCFVDKSSLVNHQRTHTGEKPFSCSECGKCFNQKSNFVKHQRTHTGEKPFSCSECGKCFNQKSNIVKHQRTHTGEKPFSCLECGKCFNHQSNFVKHQKTHTGEKPFSCSECGKCFVDKSSLVKHQRTHTGEKPFSCSECGKCFVKKSSLLSHQRTHTREKPFSCS